The nucleotide sequence TAGAATTCACGACAGATGTTTTACCTGCGGATGACGACGCGCCACCGGGCATCCTCTAAAAATTGAACGTCGCCGAGATGCCTGGGGAAATAGATTCGACCAGTCGATCTTGGGCGACTTCAGGAAGACTTCCAACTCGAGCTTTCGCGAAATTCAATCTTTCATAGGTCAGCGACGGACCGAGGCCAAAGGACTTTGCCCCCTGTTCGGTATCGAACCACTGCACCCACTTTGCTTGCAGTTCAATGCCGCTGCCGTCCCTGAATGCGGTTTCCACAATGCCGTTTGAGTTCTTCACTTCGGCGAGGACTGTGTAAGCCAGGCGCACTGAAAAACTTCCGTGGAACCAACCAAGAAAAAGGCCTAAACCATAGCCCGTGAATTCCCCGGCCGACTGAAATCCACGATCAGTTTTTAAAAATCCACCAAACGAAAGCGAATCGGTGGTGCTAATCTCTGACCGCAAACCCCCGAAAAATCCAAGTTTCAAATGGCGCTCAAGACTGGCGGTTCCACCAGCAGATTCGGCGCGCTCTGAACTTACGTGCGCATCGATCTCGCCGATCCCGCTTGCGGCGTCACAGAAACTTGGACAGGTCACGATCGCATAGACGATAAGAGGTACAATTAGCGAAAAGAGAGATCTCTGAAAAGTGCCGACTAAACTCATAATCAAAAGGCTCCTGCAAACGTGTTCTGATAGCAAGAGAAGGTATTTCATATCGATCGAGATGAGAACCAATAGGTTGAATGTTCGATGTACAAAGTTTTTACGATCGGGAAAGTTCGGTAAAGCTTCTTAGTTGGAACGAATCTTGTCCTGTTTTATTGGCGTTACTTGAGGCAGAACCTCAAGTCGAACCAGTGTTCTTTGAAGGCCCTAAAGGCCTAATGAGAATAGAGAAGTGGACCTTTTCCGGCTTTAGCCGGGTGATCGTTGCCAAGGGAGCTTTGTGACCGGGAAATACTCGAAATTTTCTATTGGATCGCGCGGATTATCCCTAGCGGCCTTATCCCTTACCATACTCACTCTTTCGGGATGCCATCACTTTTTCGGCAATGACGAACAAGTCAAAGATCCACTCCAGTTCAAAGAGCACGGTCTTTCATGTGTCCGATCAGTCGGCGCTGATCTGGGCAAATTTTTTAACGGCGAAGATCGTGATCCCGTTTTGGTAGTGGACTGTCTTTCTTCTGCGCTCGCGAAATTTGCTAGCAATACTCGAGGCGCAAATCCCGACGGTTGGACGCGTAGTGAACTATCCTCGTTTTTCGAGACATACTTTCGAGAAGAGTCGCAAGCGCCTAACGTCGCCAACCAAACTCGGAACGGTTTAAATTCTACGGAGCTGGCGACCGAAAAAGCAGTAAATTCGTCCAAAGTAAGCGCTGCAATTGACGGCCCTCAAAAACCTGTTGAGCACACTAGTGCAGTCGTTCCATTCGACGGCGACTGGGTCGCGCAAGCTCGAAGGCGTGCTGTTGTCGGTGAACTCTTTCGCTGGAAGGCGAGTTTGTTGGGTGGCGGAGATCAGACGCTATCGCGAATCGAACTAGAACGGATTCGTGGTTTTCTGACAAAAGTTCGGACTCCCTTGGCGCAGTGGCGGGGACGTGGTCAGGTTCTTTCTTTCCATCAAGCGCTCGACGAAAAACAGGTCTCTGTTCAAACTTTGGAAGAGGTGACCCTCGCGGTTCGAGCACTTGGAGCAGCTCTCAATGAAGAGCTTTTATGGGATGGCGGCGGAAAAATTCGACCGCGAGAATCAATGCGGATCCAAACGATCGCGCAGTCACTTGAGCAGGCTGGAATTCGAAGTTTAAGTACTCACGAGCGTAAACAGTTTATCCAAACCATAAAGTCTATTGCCGTTGCGGGTGACCCAGCGGTCATTCAAGGTTCCGAGTGGCCCATTCTCGTGCTTCAGGCGACTGAACTTTGGATTGGTGCACTGAGAATTAAGTACGCTGCAAAGGATCTCGATACGGCCGAGAAAATGATCGCAGATCTAGGACTCACTTTGAACCGGATGATTGTGCGCCACGGCGGTCGGATTGAACAGGATCTTCTGAAAAATCTTTTGATTCAGCTTGAGAGCAACAAACTTTTGCCGGCGATGATCAAGGTTAAATCCGTTAATAACGCGATGGACGTTATACTCGGTAAGCTGCTCGCAGGTAACTCGCATCCGAAAAAAGCGGAACTGACTCATGGACTGATGAAGGATCACGCGGACCGAATTGTCGAAATTTTTCGCGATTGGATCGAGGGCGAGCGCGTCGCCACCGAAATTGCTGGCCCGTCTAACTTCGCTACCCTTGAACAAGCTCGCGTTACAATGAGTCAGATTGCCACCAGAGCAAAAGAGCCGGTCGGTGAAATCGCCCGCATTCAGATGTCAGAACTAATCCTTCGCGGCCGTCCACTTGTTCATGATCTTGAGGGCAGAATGATGGTCGTCCCGACCGAGCAAATTCATGGATATCGACGTTCTGATTTGTCGACTCTCAATCTATCAAGAGTCCTTGTTAACGTTGCTATGCGTGCCTACGCCTATGAATCTGGGCGAGCGGGATCGATGCCCCAGCTGACTGAGGAAGAGGCACAAGAAATCTTCACGGAATTAAAAGCGATCGGCACCGACGCCGGCCTCGTCGACATTCGTTCGCTCCAGTCGGGAAATCGTACGTTCATGGAAGCGAATATCTTTCTATCGGTGTCGGACGGCAATCAATACATGTCCTTACATGAATCGGTTGAATGGTTTGCGACAATTATGTCAGCCGGAAAAACAGCCGACCTCATTCACGCCGATCTATTGCAAAACTGCGGGACTGCGCCCTTGGACGTCTTTGGTCGACAGCGTCTGAAGGCCAAGTGTTTCCGAGACGGAATTTTCCCAGTTCTTCGGGCGCGAATGTCACATCTACCAAACGTGACCCGAGCTCTGAATCAAATTGAACGCTCTCGCACCACGGTGGGCTTCTTGCGCGCTCTTGAGCGTTCCTCCAGACCATTGGGAGAAACGGACTTGCCGCTGGAGTCGAGTGAAATTCGAGTCGTTTCACCTATCCTTCACTACGCGGAATCACTTTTCGCGCGACACGATACGAACAATTCTTCTCTGTTAGATGAACCAGAAGTATGGGGAATATTTCCGTTGATTCAGCCGTTCATACAGAAAATGGCTGCTGGCCTGGAACTGTCTCAAGGCGAAGAACGCGCAATTTTTTCTTGGCTTCTAACTGAGGGCGAACCTCCGAAATCGACAACTGGTGGAAAAGTAAGATTGAAACTTCACCAGGGACAAATGTCCCTGGGCTTGACAGACGAACGTGCAACTATTCAAGACGTCGTCACAATATTGGCAAGTTTCAATCAGGTCGGCCGAGAAAAGAAAAATGCCGACGTAATTGCGTACTACAAGGAAAATCGCGCTCAGTGGGAAGCTGGAATTTCGCGCAGCGATCGCAAGGCGTTTGAGATGACTCGCACGCTCTTCCATTGTGCGAATGAAGCTGACACCGATCTCTCGAGAGTTTTCTTGTCTCGCCGAGCTGATATTTTTGCGGTTGATTCGAAGCTCGATGAAGACGAACAGGCGGAGGCGTTTCTTAATCGCACTAAGTCGATCATCCAATCGGATCCGCAGCTTCAGCTGACCTGCATGGCGTTTTAGTGAGGAGCAGGTGGTGGCGAGCCCACCATCTTGTACCAATAGGGCGTTAAATCCAGGTTCACATCAAGCTTCTTTACGAAATTGAACATCCCGCCAAGTTTGCGATGAAGAAAGATGATTTCCTGTGGCGGTGGCGAAAAGCGGAGCGACTTCGCAAATTTGGTTCCAGCTTCCCGAGTTCGCTTCGCATAATCATCGTCATCGAATTTAAACGGTTGTTTCTTGTCAAAAAACGGCTCGATAGAATGCCGCATAAGATCGGCGAATAGCTGTTTTGATTCCTCGCTTTCGCGGTCGCTTATCAATCCGAACTCGATACCCTCTTGAATAATGTGGGACGCACTCAGCGTTCCCATGGCGGCAAGAAATTTTCGGTATCGACCGCGGAACTCTTCGGTGTATTTAATTGCAGCACCGAAATCCAGCAAGACAAGCGTGTCGAGTCCTGTCTTTTGGTCTCGACCTATCAAAAAGTTTGCGAAGTTGGGGTCTGTTTGAACGAGACCCCAATCAAAAAATTCTATGCAAAAAAGATCAAGCATTCCATGGCCGATTCGCTCGCGCCTTTCGACCGATGGACGACTTCGCAGCCAGGAATCAATGCTTGCCCCGGTTTCCCAAGTCATTGTTAGGACTCTTCGACCGCTGTGCGATGTGATGGGCTCTGGGACCACGTACAGCGGACTTTTACCGACCTGCAGCTTCAGTACCTGCTCCCGATATTCCGACATCAGTCGAAGTTCTTCGGTGTAGTTCGATTCTTGCTTTAGAACTCTTGTGAGTTCTTCGAAAAGAGGTG is from Deltaproteobacteria bacterium and encodes:
- a CDS encoding AarF/ABC1/UbiB kinase family protein; amino-acid sequence: MKSSTGSRSFKLLKLAAKVGTSELAQNIKSRLPGAEKKDSEGGERLRADARLDQAKLIAENLSQLKGAAMKVGQLLSIDSADYFPPEAMAVLSKLQASAEPVKFEVVRKVLADDLGEKTLADFDELNETPDAAASIGQVHRARLGDKDVAIKIQYPGVADSIDSDLRILRRLANTVLGASGRDVDLTPLFEELTRVLKQESNYTEELRLMSEYREQVLKLQVGKSPLYVVPEPITSHSGRRVLTMTWETGASIDSWLRSRPSVERRERIGHGMLDLFCIEFFDWGLVQTDPNFANFLIGRDQKTGLDTLVLLDFGAAIKYTEEFRGRYRKFLAAMGTLSASHIIQEGIEFGLISDRESEESKQLFADLMRHSIEPFFDKKQPFKFDDDDYAKRTREAGTKFAKSLRFSPPPQEIIFLHRKLGGMFNFVKKLDVNLDLTPYWYKMVGSPPPAPH